In the Bacillus sp. HSf4 genome, GATTGCGTCTAGTACCGATAGGTATGTATAAGATCGTGCATATTGTACGTGCTGTATCGGTGTATGTCGGCCGTAGTCGATGCAACATCGTTTCATTTTACGGTGAGTCGATCGGACATAGATGCGTCATGCAACGCCGATACACAAAGCGTTCCGTCTATTCGCAGGCTATGTTATATGTTGCGCAGTGTAGTGGCGCACCCTCTGAGTTTCGGACGGTCGCCTCCGTCCGGCATGTCTTGCTGATGGATGCGGCCGCCCCTGCCGCTATACCTCGATCGACTCATATGCCGCCTCTATTTCATCCGCAGTAATCCCGATATATTTTAACGTATCGCGCTCGCTTGAGTGGTTAAGTATCGACATAATGCGCGAGACATCAACGCCGTTCTCGTACAGGCGGTATCCGAATGTCTTGCGGAGCGTATGCGTACCAATGCCGCCGATCTTGTCGTAAATGCCGGCTCGTTTGGCGGTGTCGTTTAGGATGCGATAAGCCTGAACGCGGGTGATCGTTTTTCCGCCTTTGCGGCTGGCAAATACGTAGTCATCGTCGTCACCTTCGAGTTGGGAAACGATTTTGAGCAGCTTCAAATACGCGACGCCTGGCGTTTTGCAGGCATGACGCGACAACACCTTGAGAACTTCGATAACGGCAGGCATTAGGTCGGATTTATTGCGGTAGATATGCGTGCGGATGGCGTCGTTAAGCTCGTCCACAGAACGGAATGACGCCATTTTAGCGGATTCTTTCGTGTACATTCGGTTTCGTACCGACCCATGTTGGAAATTAGGTGCACTCAAATAAGCGTTGACTTGAACGCTTTTTTCGATAAGATAGACGTAGGTGAGGACGTGCTATCTATCGGATTTTTTCCGACGGGTAGTCGTCTTTTTTTTGTGTGTTTTTATTTTTAAACCTTCAACTTATCGTTTTTGTTCGCTTTTCTATACTGCTCGATCACGATTTCGTCAACACAGTCGAGATAAATTTCTGTAGAGGCGAGATCCTTATGCCCCATTATTTTTTGTAAGGAACGAATATCGCCGCCATTTCTTAGATAGTTGATCGCGAAAGTGTGTCGCAAGCTGTGAATACTTGGCCGGCATTCTTTCTTTAGATCCGCCATTTCCCCGTATTTGTCAGCCCTTTTCCTCAAAGAATTTTTAGCGAGTTTTTCTCCGTACTGATTAACGAATACATGCGTAAAAGTCCCAAAATACTCCGTCATTTCCGTAAGTAACTGCTTCAATTCTTCCGCGACTTACTCCGTCATCGGCACCATTCTATTTTTTCGGTTCTTATTAATGGCGCCCGGCAACATAATAACAAGGTTGTCGAAATCGAGATCTTCCGGCTCAAGCCCTTCAAGCTCATTCGACCGGAGTCCGCACTTTAGCGAAAGCAAAAACGCCACAAAATCACGGAAGCCTGAGAACGTAGTTTTATCGATCATTTTGAAAAAGCGTCGAACCTGGCTGTCTGTGAGCATTTTTACCGATGTTTAATCGACGCGCAGCTTCGTCACTCTTTGCGCGGGACTCTCGTTTATTAGCCCACGTTCAGTTAAGCGACTGAAGATTGATTTAATTCCGCCTAAACGGATATTTACGGTTACTGGCGATAGATTGCGTTTCTTTAACATCGTTGAGATGTAAGAACGTAGATGATCTTCGGTCACATCCGTTATGTTATCCGTCGGCATGATGCCGGTCACTTCCATAAACTCGGCAAAATAATTCCGGTAATCATTAATCGTTCGCTCCCGATAGTTCTCCGTTTCGTACAGCGAGTAGGCAATACCTAACGCTTCATGTACGGTCTTTGTCGATCGAAAGCTCTTCACTATTCCGTCCTGTCTCACGCCGATTCCTGACACCTTTCCTACGTTTTAAAACGGCCACAACAAAAAAACCTCCCGGATTTATTTATCCGCGAGGTTGCGTTTGCTGAATCAGAGTTTTAGATGATACGAACCAACCGATTTTGGCCGGTCACATTTCGCTCCGGTTCGTGTCCATTCGGACCCTTTTCGTACACTTTTCGCTTTAACGGACCGTCGGAAAATGTTGATCTGACGGGGCTAAAACGTATATGACGCGCTCGGAGGGATTCGAACCCCCGGCAGACGTGGTACCGGAAACCACCGCTCTATCCAGCTGAGCTACGAGCGCATATTTTTTAATGTCAGCAATACATATTATAAGGGCTTATCTTAAATAAGTCAATGCCAGTATCTTTAAATTTGTTTGCCTTTATCCCGATTTGATGAAGGATTTTTGCCGTATTGTTTGAATTTAATTGAAAGTGGGAAAAATAAAGCCCAGTATGTCTTTTGATGAAGACTGCTTTTTGTTTGACCTTTATTGACCAAAAATGTATGATAAAACTACATACTTACCTTTTAAGGTGAAGGAGGAGCATTATGAATTTAATACCTACAGTCATTGAACAGACGAATCGCGGGGAAAGAGCGTATGACATTTACTCACGCCTGTTGAAAGACCGCATCATTATGCTGGGATCGGCAATCGATGACAATGTTGCGAACTCCATTGTATCACAGCTTTTATTCCTTGAAGCTGAAGATCCTGAAAAAGATATCAGCATCTACATTAACAGCCCTGGCGGCTCAATCACAGCCGGTATGGCGATTTATGACACCATGCAGTTTATCAAGCCGCAGGTTTCTACGATTTGTACGGGAATGGCGGCATCCATGGGTGCGTTCCTTCTTGCTGCCGGTGAGAAAGGGAAACGCTATGCCCTTCCAAATAGTGAAGTGATGATTCACCAGCCGCTTGGAGGCGCCCAAGGTCAGGCGACTGAAATTGAAATTGCCGCGAAGCGCATTCTTTCATTGCGCGACAAGCTGAACAAAATCCTTGCTGAGCGCACAGGACAGCCGCTTGAAGTGATCGAGCGCGATACAGACCGCGACAACTTCAAAACGGCCGAAGAAGCAAAAGAATACGGCTTGATTGATAAAGTGCTGACACGCAATGTCGACTCGCAAAAATAAGTCAAAGAGCTGCCGATGGCAGCTCTTTTCTTATAAGCATTTTGCCGGCTTCCCCCTCATTTCCTTATGTAATGAATCTTTAAAAATCCTTCCACTTTTTCTCTAACACCGGATAATGATAATCATTCATCTTCCCGATCAATTCATCCGGACTTTCGGAAGCATGGATCAGCTGAAGGTGTGATTCGTTTGAAAAGCCTTCTTGGATGCTGTACTTCAGCATTTGCATCAGCGGTTCATAGTAATTGTTCACATTGTAGAGTCCAATCGGTTTTTGGTGGATGCCGATCTGCGCCCAGCACAGCACTTCAAACAGCTCTTCAAATGTACCGAATCCGCCGGGCATCGCGATGAAGCCATCGGCCAATTCACTCATTTTTGCTTTGCGCTGATGCATGCCCTCTACTTCAATCAGCTCTGTCAATTGCTGATGGACAACTTCCCCTTTAAAAAGTCCCTTCGGCATGACACCGATCACTTCCCCGCCATTTTCCAGTACGGTATCCGCAATCACACCCATTAATCCCATTCTTGATCCTCCGTAGACAAGCCGGATCCCTTTTTGGGCTATGTAAGCGCCGAGCTCGGCCGCTTTACTTCTGTATTCCGGATTCGCTCCCATATTTGACCCTGAATATACGCATACCGTTTTCATCCCATTCACTCCAACTCAATATACTGATTAAAACAATTAACATTGTACTATATATTGTTCATTTCATGTGCGATAATATAATAGAATTTTTTGAATGGGAGTGTTTATTAGTGTTAACAGATGCGGAACAATGGACGAAAGCATTTTATCAAAAAAGGGGATGGAGCGAATACGGCCCTTTCATCCGCATGGGTTTTCTGATGGAGGAAACAGGTGAGCTGGCAAGGGCTGTCAGGACCTATGAAATCGGCAGAGACCGGCCGGACGAGGCGAAAAAGCCGGCGCTTCAATTAAAACAGGAGCTTGTCGAAGAGATGGGCGATGTCATGGGAAACTTGATCATGCTCGCCGGCATTTACGACATCACATTGGAAGAGATGATGGAAGCCCATCAAAAAAAACTGACGGAAAGATTCCGGCAGGATGAAGATTGATGACCGCCTTTACGGAAAAGCTGATCTGGAACCTGTGCTCATCGATTTAATCGATTCAAACGCACTTCGGCGGCTTAAAGGCATCCATCAGGGCGGAGCATGCTTTCTCGTCAATCCTTCATGGAACATCAGCCGCTTTGAACACAGCACCGGTGTGATGCTATTGATTCGGAAGCTCGGAGGCAGCCTTGAGGAACAAATCGCCGGCTTGCTTCACGATGTTTCCCATACGGCATTTTCCCATGTCGTTGATGATGTATTTCAGATGGAAAATGAAGATTATCATGAGCGTGTGTTTGACAAATGGGTCAGGCATTCTGATATACCGGACATTCTCCATACATACGGATTCAGCTGGGAAGAGATTTTAGGTGACGTCAAAAAATGGACATTGCTCGAACAGCCCGCTCCGGTGTTATGTGCAGACCGGATCGATTACACGCTTCGCGATTCTTATGCTTACGGCTTTGCCGCCAAAGAGGAGATTGCCGAATTTATACGAACGGGGATGACCGTATTTGAAAATGAAATCTGCTGTACTTCAGTCGAGCATGCCGAATGGTTCACAAGCCTTTATTATCGGGAAGTGACCGGCTTTTTCATGGATCCCCTCAATGTATATGCCTTGCACACGCTCAGCCGGCTGTTGCAGCAGGCGCTGGAGACAAAACTGATCAGTCGTGACGATTTTTTTAAGACCGACAAGGAACTGCTCGCGACGCTTAGGCAGGAGGCCCGCTTCAGAGACAGGATGGAAAAGCTCGGTATGGCCCAAGCGCATGTCAAACAAGGCAGCAAGGACGATTTCACCGTTCATCAAACATTAAAAGTACGCTGGATCGACCCAAAAGTCGTCGCTCACGGCTGTAAAGTCCCCGCTTCCGCTCTTTCGGAGAATGTGCGTTCGATGAAAGAGACGGCTGTTGCTGTAATGAAAAAAGGCGCTTTTGTCAAAGCAAACGATCAATAAAAAATCGCCTGTTATCGAAACAGGCGGTTTCAACGATTATGTCACATCAAAGATTTGTTCAGGCCGGTCGACAAAATGCTTTTTACCGATTTTATGAAACAGGCCTGTTTTATGCAGAAGCTCACGCGGCTGCTGCTGAAGGCCGACAATCATGACCCTTCCGTTTTGCTGATGAACGCGATCGACAATCGTCATCAGGCAGCCTTCTGCTGACGAATCCATATAATCTACTTTATTCATCATCAAAATTAACAGTTTTGGCGGGGGATTCTTGTCCAAAATCGAATCGACCAACGAGTTTGATGAGCCAAAAAAGAGCGGGCCTTCGACCGTGTAGATGCTGACTGAGCGGTGAAACTTCTTTTCCTCCGCTGTGGCAGCCGCTTGAATAATCGATTCTGACGCATCCCTCTTAATGCGGAACGACTGGCTCATCCGCGCGATAAACATGATAATCGCCAGAAGGATCCCGGCGGCCACGCCAAATACAAGGTCCTGCCATACCGTTAAAAGAAAGGTGACGACAAGAACGACGGAATCGGAATTTTTAATTTTCAAAATATTAACGAACTCTTTCCGCTCGCTCATGTTCCAGGCGACAACCATTAAAATTGGCGCCATGCTTGCAAGCGGGATCAGTGAAGCATATGGCGCAAACAAGAGGAGAACAAGGAGAACAAACACGCCATGGACGACTCCCGAAACCGGTGAAGCAGCTCCGGTCCTAATATTTGTCGCCGTGCGGGCAATCGCGCCTGTCGCTGGAATGCCTCCAAACAGCGGCGCCGCCATATTCGCAACCCCCTGCCCGACAAGCTCTTTGTTGCTGTCATGTCTTGTCCCTTTCATATTGTCGGCCACCATTGCGGAAAGCAGTGACTCAATTCCTCCAAGCATTGCAATCGCAAGCGCCGGCGGAAGCAAATAG is a window encoding:
- a CDS encoding TIGR00730 family Rossman fold protein, with the protein product MKTVCVYSGSNMGANPEYRSKAAELGAYIAQKGIRLVYGGSRMGLMGVIADTVLENGGEVIGVMPKGLFKGEVVHQQLTELIEVEGMHQRKAKMSELADGFIAMPGGFGTFEELFEVLCWAQIGIHQKPIGLYNVNNYYEPLMQMLKYSIQEGFSNESHLQLIHASESPDELIGKMNDYHYPVLEKKWKDF
- a CDS encoding HD domain-containing protein is translated as MKIDDRLYGKADLEPVLIDLIDSNALRRLKGIHQGGACFLVNPSWNISRFEHSTGVMLLIRKLGGSLEEQIAGLLHDVSHTAFSHVVDDVFQMENEDYHERVFDKWVRHSDIPDILHTYGFSWEEILGDVKKWTLLEQPAPVLCADRIDYTLRDSYAYGFAAKEEIAEFIRTGMTVFENEICCTSVEHAEWFTSLYYREVTGFFMDPLNVYALHTLSRLLQQALETKLISRDDFFKTDKELLATLRQEARFRDRMEKLGMAQAHVKQGSKDDFTVHQTLKVRWIDPKVVAHGCKVPASALSENVRSMKETAVAVMKKGAFVKANDQ
- a CDS encoding solute carrier family 23 protein produces the protein MLRFSGRFEGYNLKRFQKDIVAGTVVGVVAIPLGMAFAIASGVKPEHGLYTVIVAGILISLLGGSKYQIGGPTGAFVPILFGIVLQYGFENLLIAGFMAGAILVMLGLLKLGKVIKFIPRPVIIGFTAGIAVIIFTGEIAKFLGLKDVEKHESFYMNMREIVINLDTIGFYSVLTAVVSLFFVLFTPKILPKVPGALAGLFISTVMATMLFPEQVVTIGSAYGEIPRSLPSFQFPELSLEKIIYLLPPALAIAMLGGIESLLSAMVADNMKGTRHDSNKELVGQGVANMAAPLFGGIPATGAIARTATNIRTGAASPVSGVVHGVFVLLVLLLFAPYASLIPLASMAPILMVVAWNMSERKEFVNILKIKNSDSVVLVVTFLLTVWQDLVFGVAAGILLAIIMFIARMSQSFRIKRDASESIIQAAATAEEKKFHRSVSIYTVEGPLFFGSSNSLVDSILDKNPPPKLLILMMNKVDYMDSSAEGCLMTIVDRVHQQNGRVMIVGLQQQPRELLHKTGLFHKIGKKHFVDRPEQIFDVT
- a CDS encoding phage integrase N-terminal SAM-like domain-containing protein, translating into MKSFRSTKTVHEALGIAYSLYETENYRERTINDYRNYFAEFMEVTGIMPTDNITDVTEDHLRSYISTMLKKRNLSPVTVNIRLGGIKSIFSRLTERGLINESPAQRVTKLRVD
- the clpP gene encoding ATP-dependent Clp endopeptidase proteolytic subunit ClpP, which translates into the protein MNLIPTVIEQTNRGERAYDIYSRLLKDRIIMLGSAIDDNVANSIVSQLLFLEAEDPEKDISIYINSPGGSITAGMAIYDTMQFIKPQVSTICTGMAASMGAFLLAAGEKGKRYALPNSEVMIHQPLGGAQGQATEIEIAAKRILSLRDKLNKILAERTGQPLEVIERDTDRDNFKTAEEAKEYGLIDKVLTRNVDSQK
- a CDS encoding MazG-like family protein, giving the protein MCDNIIEFFEWECLLVLTDAEQWTKAFYQKRGWSEYGPFIRMGFLMEETGELARAVRTYEIGRDRPDEAKKPALQLKQELVEEMGDVMGNLIMLAGIYDITLEEMMEAHQKKLTERFRQDED
- a CDS encoding tyrosine-type recombinase/integrase, whose amino-acid sequence is MYTKESAKMASFRSVDELNDAIRTHIYRNKSDLMPAVIEVLKVLSRHACKTPGVAYLKLLKIVSQLEGDDDDYVFASRKGGKTITRVQAYRILNDTAKRAGIYDKIGGIGTHTLRKTFGYRLYENGVDVSRIMSILNHSSERDTLKYIGITADEIEAAYESIEV